In Buchnera aphidicola (Floraphis choui), the genomic stretch TTAGCTTCCCAACAAACAAAAATACCTTCTCCTAAAATCACCAATTTTATTTTAACTAGTGGAACAGTAGGTACATTATTAACCTTTATAGTAACTGGACCTATTGTCAAACACTACGGGTTTATTTCAGCGCTTATTACATCTAATATATTGTATGGATTAGTGTTTATACTATCTATATTGCTATACTCAATAAAAAAAATAACATATTAAATTAATCCTATTGCTTTTTTTACTTTTTTTAAAGTTTTTTCAGATCGAATACTAGCTCTAGACGCACCATAATGTAATACTTTTTCTAAGTAGTCCTCATATTTTCTATAATAAAAATACGAAGATTGTAATTTATTTATTATATCAGATATAACTTCAATTATATCTGATTTAAAATCTCTATATGATTTTCTAGAAAATTCTACTTCTAAATTAGAAATTTTTTTATCTGTTAAACTAGAAAAAATATTTAATAAATTTGAAATTCCTTTTTTATTAATCATATCAAATTGAATTCTAGGAGGATTATCTGAATCAGTAACTGCCGATCTTATTTTTTTTGAAATACTGTGTATACTATCTAATAAAAAAATAGCATTATTTTTATTAATATCAGATTTAGACATCTTTTTTTCTGGATTTAATAATGATAAAATATTAGAACCATTTTTCGCAATATATTTAATAGGAATTTTAAATATGTTACTATCAAAACATGAATTAAATCTACGCGCAATATTACAAACTAATTCTAAATGTTGAATTTGATCAGATCCAATGGGAACGATGTCAGTATTATATAATAGTATATCAGATGCCATCAAAATTGGATAATTTAACAATCCAGAATTAATATTCTTTACGTTTTGAATGGATTTACTTTTAAATTGCGTCATCCTTGATAATTCTCCGTAATAAGTATAACACGTCAAAAGCCAATATAATTGAGAATGTTGATGAACATGAGATTGAAGAAAAATAATATTTTTATATGGATCAATACCGCAAGCTAAATATAGAGCAACCGTATCTAATATATTTTTTCTTAATTTTAGAGGTGAATGACGTATAGTCATAGCATGTAAATCAGCAATACAATACAAGCAAAAATAACTATTTTGCATTTTATTCCATTGACGTATCGCACCAATATAATTACCAATAGTTAATCTTCCCGAAGGTTGTACAGCACTAAACAAAATTTTTTTAGAATTATTCACTATCTTATTCCGTGTAAAAATATTAAAACTTTTCAATAATTATATTCTTATGTTTTTAAATGTATTTTATTTAACACATCACGCATATTCTTAATAGTTTCTTTGTAATTTTTTGATTGAAAAATAGCTGAGCCAATAACAAAAATATTAACTCCATACAATGCAATTTTTTGAAGATTATTTAAAGTAATTCCTCCATCAACTTCTAATAAAATATTTCGTTTGCTATCATCTATTAATTTACGTGTTTGTGATAATTTTTTAAATATAGTTGGTATAAATTTTTGACCAGAAAATCCAGGATTCACAGACATTAATAAAATCATATCTAATTTGTCAATAACATACTCTAGAATATTTAAAGTAGTTGCAGGATTAATTCCTAATCCTACTTTACAACCACAACTTTTAATTAAACTTAGCGACCTATCTAAATGATTAGTAGAATCAGGATGAATAGTAATAAAATCTGCTCCAGCTTCAGAAAATTGAATAATTAAATCATCTACTGGACTAGCCATAATATGAACATCAATAATCGACTTAATACCATAACCTCGAATAGATTTCAATACCATAGGTCCAAACGTTAAATTAGGAACATAATGATTATCCATAACATCAAAATGAATAATATCGCTTCCTGCTTCTAATACATGTTTAATTTCTTCTCCTAATTTTGAAAAATTTGCAGATAAAATTGAAGGTGCTAACCATACGGTTTTCATTACTTTTCCTAAAAATTTTTAACTTTACTTCATAAAATATGCCAACTCAAAATATACAATTAACTAATATATTTCATATATTAATAAATAATTAAAAAACCAATAACAATACTTAATTTTTACATCACTTTATTAAAAAGTATACTTTACTAAAATATAATATTATCAATCTACCTTATAAGATGTTTTCTTTAAACAAAAATGTATTTATAAAAACTTTTAAAATTACTAAAACCACAATTTTAACTATAACTATTTATTTATATATCATTGTCTTTTTATTAATTACATTATATAAAATACGAGTTCCATTAATATTAATTATATAAAATAGACAATGACTTAAAATTAAAAATTTTATTTTATTGACAATTATTAATAGCTGACATTAACAGATTTTCTTGTATATTAGAATATATTATACATTTTCCTATAGAAGTAGGTAATATTAATCTTAAAATTCCTAAAGTTACTTTTTTATCTCTTAATAAATGTGAATAATAAGAACTAAAAGTCATATTTTTAGGACTACGTACTGGCAAACCTACTCGACTTAATAAATTTACAATTCTATCTTTTTCAGATACTTTTAGTAATCCTAATAATACAGACGTTTCAGCTGCTATAGCTATTCCAACAGATACTGCTTCTCCATGTAACCATTTTCCATATCCTAAATAAGTTTCAATAGCATGACCGTATGTATGACCAAGGTTAAGCAAGGCTCGAGAATTATTTTCTTTTTCGTCTTGTTCTACTATTTTTTTCTTAATTTCACAACATTTTTGAATACAATAAGATACTGATATTGGATCTAATTTCAAAATAGAACTAATATTTTTTTCTAACCAAGAAAAGAAGACACTATCACAAATAATAGCATATTTTATCACTTCAGCTATTCCAGAAATTAATTGATTTCTAGGTAACGTAGACAAAAAATCAAGATTTATAATAACTGAAACCGGTTGCCAAAATGAACCAATCATATTTTTTCCAAGAATATGATTAATAGATGTTTTTCCACCAATAGAAGCATCTACTTGAGATAATAACGTAGTAGGAATTTGAATAAATCTGACTCCACGTTGATATATTGAAGCCACAAAACCTGTAATATCACCAATAACTCCACCACCTAATGCTATTAAAGTAGTATCTCTTCCATGTAAATTTTTTAATAATTCTGATATAATATACTCCATTGAACCTACATTTTTAGTAACTTCTCCATCAGGTAAAACAATACAATCTGTTTTTACCCCTATTTTATTTAAATAATAATCAACATTGCTTTTCCAAATACTGGATACTATATTATTAGTAACTAACATAGCTTTATCACCTGATCTTAATGGAAAAAAAATGTCCTTCATTTTAAATACAGATGATCCAATGTTAATAAAATAACTTCTATCACCTAAAATAACTTCTAATTTTTTCAAAATTGATACGTCCTAAAATATTTTAAATAATATAAGATATAATTAATTTTTATTAAGCAAATTAATAATATGGAAAACTACTGTTTTGACACTTTTTTCATCCATTTTAACAATAATATCTGCTATATCTTGATATAGATGATTTCTCTCAATAGCTAATGATTCTAAGATAGTTTTTGCAGGTACATTTTTTATTTGTAATAAAGGTCTTTTTTTATCTTTTTCAATTCTAATTAATTGTTTTTCTATGGTAGTTTCTAAATATACCACAATTCCACGTGATGATAACTTATTTCTAATCTCTTTAGACTTAATAGAACCCCCTCCTGTAGCTAATACAATTCCATGTTTGCCAGTTAATTCACTAATTATTTTTTTCTCACGTTTTCTAAATCCCAACTCACCTTCTATATCAAATACCCAACTGATATCAGCACCAGTACGTTTTTCAATTTCTTGATCAGAATCATAAAATTCCATATTTAACTGTTGAGCTAACTGACGACCAATAGTACTTTTTCCAGCTCCCATAGGCCCAATTAGAAAGATATTTCGTTTTTCTGCCATTTTTTTGATATTATTAAGATAGTTATGTTAATGATAACCATGCACAGCTTATTTTAACTGGCAGGAGATAAAATTTGTAATTTATTACTTAATATAAAATATCAAAACAAGTTGAAATTATAACTATATACTTTTAAACTAAGTTAAAATTCAATATATAAATTTTGTCAAAGAAATTAAACAATATAATTTAAGTTGAAATAGTACTTTAAAATAGAACAATAATTAATTATTCATACATAAAGAAAGATTATTAATTACTAAATAGTATAAAACTTATATAAATAAAGTACATAACATAAGAGTTCTTTCATAAAATAACAAAAATATTTAAATAACGTTTATCATAATATTAAACATATTATGAAATAATCTTTAATTTCTAATTAATTCAATTAAACTACATGTTTTATAAAATTTAAATTTATATTGTATTACTCTAAAATGAAACAACTAACGAACATAATGATTATAATACTATAAATAAAAAATATAATGTATACTTGTTGATTATAATCACTTTTTTCTAAAAGAAAAGTATAAAATATCATATAAAATATTATTTTATAAAGAATAAATATATAAAACTTAAATCTACTTACTTCATTTAGATTAAAACTTATTCTAAAAATAAATTTTATATAAAACATTATTTACAAAAATTAATTTATATATTTTCCTTTATTAATATATTAAAAGGCTTTTCCTATATACAACTCATAAAAAATATATTTCAACTTTATAAATTATTAAATATAAAATTAAATTAAAATATTTCTAATATTCTGATATTTATTGTATACTAATTATAAATTAGCAAAAATAATATTTATACTTTTAAACGCTAAAACAAATATTTGTAACATAGGTGAGATGTCCGAGAGGCTTAAGGAGCACGCTTGGAAAGCGTGTATACGAAAAAACGTGTCAAGGGTTCGAATCCCTTTCTCACCATATAATAACAATTGTTATACATAAATAAAAAAATTAAACTTAAAACATATATTATGTTGATATCTTATTTTAACAAATACTAACTTTATTTAATCTATTAGAATTGAATCTAAAGAAATTTTAATCATTTTATCTAAACTAGATTCTCTATCTTTAGAATTGATTCTAGTTTTTTTTATAATATGATCAGATACTGTACAAATCGATGCGGATTGTATTCCAAATTCTGCAGATAAACTATATAATCCAGCCGTTTCCATTTCTATTCCCATAATTTTAAACTTTTTAATCACTTCCCAAATACAACTATTGTTATGATAAAACAAATCCGTTGTAAAGAAATTTCCTATATTTACATGAATTCCTAAATTTTTAGAAGCTAATACTAATTTACATACTAAATCAAAATTTGCAACAGAAGAAAAATCATGATTTTGAAAACGCGACCTATTTATTTTAGAATCAGTAGATGCACCTAAACAAATAATAAGATCATTAAGATTTATGTCTTCACAAATAGTTCCACATGTACCAATTCGAATTATTTTTGTTACATTATATTTTGTAATCAACTCTTGAACATAAATTAAACAAGAAGGAATTCCAATACCATGACTCATGACAGAAACACGTTTGCCTTTATAATTTCCAGTAAAACCTAACATTGAACGAATGTTAGTTACCTGAACAGAATTCTCTAAATAGTTTTCCGCAATATATTTTGCCCGAATAGGGTCACCAGGCATAAGAACAAAATCAGAAAAGTCTTGTTTTTTTGCACTAATATGAGGAGTTATCATATACTTTCCTATTTTAACATAATTACAATAATAATTAGAATAATCTTTTATATCTTATAGAACATTTCTTTTCCAAATTTCATTGGAGATAAATTAAAATAACTTGCCAAAGTTTGAGCTATATCTGAAAATGTTGTACGATGACCTAAAAACATTGGTTGAATAGTTGGCCAATACACTAAAATTGGGATATTTTCCCTTGTATGATCAGTACCTATCCATGTAGGATCACATCCATGATCAGCAGTAATAATTAGAACATCATCTTTCTTTACTAATTCTAGTAACTCTGGTAAACGATTGTCAAACCATTCTAACCCTTTAGCATAACCAGAAACATCACGTCTATGACCCCATAAAGAATCAAAATCTACAAAATTAACAAAAATGATAGTGTTATTTTTTGATCTTTTTACTTCATGTAAAGTAGAATTAAAAAGTTCCAATAAACCTGTTGCATGAACCTGTTTTGTGATTCCTTGTCCTGCATAAATATCTGATATCTTACCTATTGAAATTACTTGTCCTAATTTTTCGTCGATTAATTTTTCCATAACAGTTATATCATGTGGTTTTACCGAAAAATCTCGTCGATTTCCGGTTCGTTTAAAACTAAACTTTTTATTACCAATAAATGGTCTAGCAATTACTCTACCAATATTAATTTGTTCTTCGTCTAATATTTTTCGAATAGTACTACAAAGAGCATATAAATTTTCTAAACCGAAAATATTTTCATGACAAGCAACTTGAAATACTGAATCAACAGAAGTATAAAAAATAGGTTTTTTTGTATATATATGTTTTTCTCCAAAATTATCCAATATAGCAATTCCAGAAGAATGGCAATTTCCTAATATTCCCGATAAATTACATTTTTTAATAATTTTTTTAAGTATATATTTCGGAAAGCTATCATTCACATTACTAAAATAATCCCAATGATATAAAACAGGTACCCCTGCTATTTCCCAATGACCTGAAGATGTATCTTTTCCTGATGAAATTTCACTCGCATAGGCGTAACTACCTATAATCTTACTATCTTCGTTAATTCCAAATAGATTTTTTCCTATTGACTTATTAGCGGCACGAACTAGTCCAAGAGAAACTAAATTAGGTATGTGTAATGGGCCCAATCGACCATGATTAGCTTTTCCTAAATGACAAAACTTAACTATATTTCCGAAAGTATTAGCACCTACATCGTTAAATTTATGCGCATCACTGGTTGAACCAATTCCAAAAGAATCTAATACTAGAATAAATGCGCGCTTCATGTAATCTCCATATTAAATAAAATTTTATATAACGAATATATACTAAATAAAAAAAAGTTAAAATATATATATTTTTAAAAATACTATTTTAAAATATTTACAAAAATTACTTATACATATATTTCTTTAAAAAATTAATATTCACAAGTATTACAAAAAATAATATCAGGATAACGCGATATAATTAAATTCAAATTTATACTAGTAGGGGCTAAATATACTAGATTATTATCAATATCAACAGCTAAATTAACGCTATACTTTTCTTTGAAGTCAACGATTTTATCATTGTTTTTAGATTTTATCCATCTAACTGTAAAAATGTTAATAGCATTATAAATAGCATAGATATTATATTCAATTTTTAATCGTTCCATAATGATATCAAATTGCAATTTTCCAATAGCTCCTAATATCAACTTATTGTTTGTAATGGATCTAAAAATTTGAATAGCTCCTTCTTCTGCAAGTTGAATTAATCCTTTTAATAATTTTTTGTATTGCAAGGGATTGTCTAGGGATATAAAACGAAAAATATCAGGAGCAAACTTGGAAATTCCAAAAAATTTTAACTCCTCTCCTTCGGTAAACGTATCACCAATTTTAATATTATTATGATTATGAAAACCGATAATATCTCCAGGATAAGCATTATTGATTAAAAAACGTTCACCTGCTATAAATGAGAATACTTCTGTTTTAATACTATATTTTTTAGTACGAACATGATATAGCTTCATTCCTTTTTTATATTTTCCCGATACTATTCTAATAAACGCTATTCTATCTCTATGTTTTAAATCCATATTAGCTTGAATTTTAAAAACAAACCCAGAAAATTTTTTTTCATACGATTTAACTTTTCTAGTATGACTTATTTTAAAAGTAGGAGGAGGAGCCCAATGAAGTATACTCTTAAACAAATGATCAATGCCAAAATTTTTTAATGCACTACCAAAAAAGACAGGAGTTAAACTACCTTTTAAAAAAGAAGAACAGTCAAATGATTTGTAAATTAATCGTACTAATTCTATTTCTTCTCGAAATTTAGCAATAAATTCCACATCAAATATATTTTTTAATAGTACATTATTTAATCCGTAAACAACATTAAAAACGTTAGAATTATTACAAATACTTTTTTCTGAATTAAAATAAAAAACGTCTTCTAACATATGATATACACCATAAAACATATACTTATGATTAATAGGCCAAGTAATTGGAGAACATACCATATTGAATTCAATTTCAAGTTGATCTAATAACTTTGTAAAATTAAGAGAACTTCTATCAAGTTTGTTAACAAACGTTATAATAGGAATATTATGCATTTTGGTAATACTAATTAATTTTTTCGTTCTTTCTTCTACTCCTTTTGCTGCATCAATCACTATTAAACAAAAATCAACTGCTGTAAGAACACGATATGTATCTTCAGAAAAATCCTCATGTCCAGGTGTGTCTAATAAATTAATTAAATATTTATGATATGGAATTTGAATAACAGATGTAGTAACAGATATTCCTCTCTTTTTTTCACTTTCCATCCAATCCGATTTAATATATTTCTTCGATCTTTTTGCTTTCACCATTCCTTCTTGTCTAATTATATTTCCAAGAAATAAAAATTTTTCAGTAAGAGTAGATTTTCCAGCATCAGGATGAGAAATAATAGCAAATGTACGTCTTTCACTTATAGAAGAACAAATAACATTTTTTATCATATTTTACTAAATCCTCAAAATGCTATTTTAATAAAACTAATTTGAAAATTATTTTTAAATTAAAATTTTTACTTATAGTCTAGTATTACTAATATAATATTATTTATACAATAAAACATGTAATTACTTTACACTATATGATAGTACAAATAAATGTCGCGGTATATAATTTATAAAAGTATATTTCGAATACACTAAAACGTTAATATAATTCAATATACATTACAATTTCGATATTAATATTGATATTTTCATTCAGTTTACGTATACCTTATACTAAAATTTAAAATATTAAAGAGTTAAAATGTATAAAAAATCCATATATATATCTTATACCGGAGGAACAATTGGTATGAAAAAATCATTATACGGATATATTCCAGTATCTGGATATCTACAAAAACAATTAATTAATATTCCAGATTTTAGTAAACCTGAAATTCC encodes the following:
- the rpe gene encoding ribulose-phosphate 3-epimerase, with the translated sequence MKTVWLAPSILSANFSKLGEEIKHVLEAGSDIIHFDVMDNHYVPNLTFGPMVLKSIRGYGIKSIIDVHIMASPVDDLIIQFSEAGADFITIHPDSTNHLDRSLSLIKSCGCKVGLGINPATTLNILEYVIDKLDMILLMSVNPGFSGQKFIPTIFKKLSQTRKLIDDSKRNILLEVDGGITLNNLQKIALYGVNIFVIGSAIFQSKNYKETIKNMRDVLNKIHLKT
- a CDS encoding phosphopentomutase — protein: MKRAFILVLDSFGIGSTSDAHKFNDVGANTFGNIVKFCHLGKANHGRLGPLHIPNLVSLGLVRAANKSIGKNLFGINEDSKIIGSYAYASEISSGKDTSSGHWEIAGVPVLYHWDYFSNVNDSFPKYILKKIIKKCNLSGILGNCHSSGIAILDNFGEKHIYTKKPIFYTSVDSVFQVACHENIFGLENLYALCSTIRKILDEEQINIGRVIARPFIGNKKFSFKRTGNRRDFSVKPHDITVMEKLIDEKLGQVISIGKISDIYAGQGITKQVHATGLLELFNSTLHEVKRSKNNTIIFVNFVDFDSLWGHRRDVSGYAKGLEWFDNRLPELLELVKKDDVLIITADHGCDPTWIGTDHTRENIPILVYWPTIQPMFLGHRTTFSDIAQTLASYFNLSPMKFGKEMFYKI
- a CDS encoding peptide chain release factor 3 → MIKNVICSSISERRTFAIISHPDAGKSTLTEKFLFLGNIIRQEGMVKAKRSKKYIKSDWMESEKKRGISVTTSVIQIPYHKYLINLLDTPGHEDFSEDTYRVLTAVDFCLIVIDAAKGVEERTKKLISITKMHNIPIITFVNKLDRSSLNFTKLLDQLEIEFNMVCSPITWPINHKYMFYGVYHMLEDVFYFNSEKSICNNSNVFNVVYGLNNVLLKNIFDVEFIAKFREEIELVRLIYKSFDCSSFLKGSLTPVFFGSALKNFGIDHLFKSILHWAPPPTFKISHTRKVKSYEKKFSGFVFKIQANMDLKHRDRIAFIRIVSGKYKKGMKLYHVRTKKYSIKTEVFSFIAGERFLINNAYPGDIIGFHNHNNIKIGDTFTEGEELKFFGISKFAPDIFRFISLDNPLQYKKLLKGLIQLAEEGAIQIFRSITNNKLILGAIGKLQFDIIMERLKIEYNIYAIYNAINIFTVRWIKSKNNDKIVDFKEKYSVNLAVDIDNNLVYLAPTSINLNLIISRYPDIIFCNTCEY
- the trpS gene encoding tryptophan--tRNA ligase — its product is MNNSKKILFSAVQPSGRLTIGNYIGAIRQWNKMQNSYFCLYCIADLHAMTIRHSPLKLRKNILDTVALYLACGIDPYKNIIFLQSHVHQHSQLYWLLTCYTYYGELSRMTQFKSKSIQNVKNINSGLLNYPILMASDILLYNTDIVPIGSDQIQHLELVCNIARRFNSCFDSNIFKIPIKYIAKNGSNILSLLNPEKKMSKSDINKNNAIFLLDSIHSISKKIRSAVTDSDNPPRIQFDMINKKGISNLLNIFSSLTDKKISNLEVEFSRKSYRDFKSDIIEVISDIINKLQSSYFYYRKYEDYLEKVLHYGASRASIRSEKTLKKVKKAIGLI
- the aroK gene encoding shikimate kinase AroK produces the protein MAEKRNIFLIGPMGAGKSTIGRQLAQQLNMEFYDSDQEIEKRTGADISWVFDIEGELGFRKREKKIISELTGKHGIVLATGGGSIKSKEIRNKLSSRGIVVYLETTIEKQLIRIEKDKKRPLLQIKNVPAKTILESLAIERNHLYQDIADIIVKMDEKSVKTVVFHIINLLNKN
- the aroB gene encoding 3-dehydroquinate synthase → MKKLEVILGDRSYFINIGSSVFKMKDIFFPLRSGDKAMLVTNNIVSSIWKSNVDYYLNKIGVKTDCIVLPDGEVTKNVGSMEYIISELLKNLHGRDTTLIALGGGVIGDITGFVASIYQRGVRFIQIPTTLLSQVDASIGGKTSINHILGKNMIGSFWQPVSVIINLDFLSTLPRNQLISGIAEVIKYAIICDSVFFSWLEKNISSILKLDPISVSYCIQKCCEIKKKIVEQDEKENNSRALLNLGHTYGHAIETYLGYGKWLHGEAVSVGIAIAAETSVLLGLLKVSEKDRIVNLLSRVGLPVRSPKNMTFSSYYSHLLRDKKVTLGILRLILPTSIGKCIIYSNIQENLLMSAINNCQ
- the deoD gene encoding purine-nucleoside phosphorylase translates to MITPHISAKKQDFSDFVLMPGDPIRAKYIAENYLENSVQVTNIRSMLGFTGNYKGKRVSVMSHGIGIPSCLIYVQELITKYNVTKIIRIGTCGTICEDINLNDLIICLGASTDSKINRSRFQNHDFSSVANFDLVCKLVLASKNLGIHVNIGNFFTTDLFYHNNSCIWEVIKKFKIMGIEMETAGLYSLSAEFGIQSASICTVSDHIIKKTRINSKDRESSLDKMIKISLDSILID